In Limanda limanda chromosome 3, fLimLim1.1, whole genome shotgun sequence, the sequence acctcccccccctcgTCTGATGCTTATTTCGCCCTCTAACTGTTTCTGAGACGTCGTTGGTGAGGATGAAGCCATAAAGTGCGCGGACATGTGGAGGGAGACCGGGGGAACATTAGTGAGTGTGGAACAACACGGGCCCTGCCTGTCCTTTCATGCTTTAGAGGAACTTTTCAGCGTCTGTCAAAAGGAGACATTTATCACTTTAATCCCCACCTGGCGCACAGAGGCAACGCGCAGGCTAAGTTACAGATCCGTGCCATACAGGCGCGCTCTCAAAGCAGATGAACAGGTGGTCATCCAGAGACGTCAAACactagacacacactcactcacctgCTCCTATTGTTGTCGTGCACTAGGTGTGTTGTCATGAATGAAAGGCGTATTTGAGAAGCGGCCGGGCCTCCTTTCATCTCCACTCCAGGTTATCAGCGCAGTATTCATGGCTGAGCggatgaatgtgtgtttagAGTGAGCTCTTTTATGCGACATGTTTTGATAGTTGTTATGAAGCCGACTTTCATTTTCCAAAATGCACATTCTGaaccctccaccaccacctcctcctcacaagCGGGTCGAGACGGTGCGCAAAGTCGATTCTGCTGCAGACATTCCTCCATATGTTCGCCCCCCTCTCCTGCTTCCATATTCCTGCTCATTGTGTTaactcacttttttttctttttttattaactgCGAAATCCAGCAGTGCTCAtaaagcctctctctctctcttcgctgGATGTATAAAACAAAGAGCAAACCAATCGGTTGTCACATTTAGCCCGTGGTAGATATATAAGCCAGAGCCTCTCCGCCGGTCCCATAGCAATTAAATGATTCATTGGCTTTATCGCATTTTAACAGGATGTTGATTGAGAGCATAAGCCATATTGATTGTCCTGATGGAAACAGGAAATCACAGAGatagaaataaaatcatttgttGTTCCCGGTGTGAGGATACCCGGGGGAATGGCATGCAATTGCACACCGTTGAGTGGCAttaccccccctccaccctccaccccatccatccctccatccctctcccctATGGAGACCTGGAAGAGACGTCATCTGTGGTTGTTATGCTGCGAAATGACGCTGgcactctctctccaccccctgCTACTGCAATATTACCCCTGTGGTCTGTTACGGAAGATGCAGCACTCCTCGTCTGCACCATTTCCAGCATGAAGTTTGACGCCTGACAGTAATCAGCCCTCTCTGCCGTCATCCCCCTCGTGTGGAAGTGGAACCATTTGATGCTGATAATAATATCAGCCCTAAATGCATCCTACGCGTAAAAGCTCGTAACTGGGGGCCTCTCATCCCGTAAACCTACACACCTTTTCtttttagtgtgtgtctgtgtgtgtgtgtgtgtgtgtgtgtgtgtatgtgtgtgtgtgtgtgtctgctgggaaGCCGGCACAGAAAATCCTCTTGCATGGAAGCAGAACCTCAGCAGcactgcggggggggggggggggggggtgggggggggggggtgggggtttaTATATTGTCAATAAAAAGGGGCTTTTTATTGACAATATTTAAtaaccatataacatataatcaGCTACTAATTCACATGCTTTGTCCTCATTGTTGTGCGAgttggtgacacacacacaccttcctcctcacatctccccctgcaaacacacatcagcCAGCCCCTCCCcatgcaccccccaccccccaccctcataacacgcacactctcacactcacggAGGAGCAGCGCGTCACCGAGCTCGGGGAATGAGTGGCTCATTAAGAAGAAGGATGTGATATTTTGAATAGAGACTGCGAGACTCCCAGCACATCTATTTTTAGAGCAGATATCTCTATGGCAGTCGCCGTGGTGTCGGTTAATTGCAGCCACGGCCCCAGGTACCAATTAAGAGCGAAACAAATGCATTTTAAGGTGCAGGGGTTTTACGCTCCTCCCTGTACTGTAAAGGTCCATTCTGAGTGGGGGCAGGAGAGTgcgtgtgcgggtgtgtgtgtgtgtgtttctgctgggTGTGTTTTCCTGTATCAGGTTGGGATATGCAGAGTGCAGTCAAAGCCTCGGCCGGGCTATTTTTACATGAGCCTCAGTGGAAAGCGAGAtctagattttctttttcattatgGTTGCTTTTATATCTCTGGCCGCTGGATGTCTACCGATTCACTGACTTCTGTGAATCCTAGAGCTCCACAAAGGTAAGGGATGCGCGTATATGTGCTCAGGCGACTCGCTGGTTAAGGATGTATGTTCAGTGTTTCGGTTCCACCTGGCTCgtccttttcttttcatcccccccctcctcctcccttcctcctcctcctcctgcttctccttggCGGTGCTGTGCTGATCTTGTGAGCTGCTCGAGACTGGTACTTTACAGTGCGGGCAGAGTGTGACACATCTTTCTGTCATTCACTTCCCGTCCTGACATCCTTTCTAGTTCATCCTGCGGTGCTCTCGCCAGCCACctgccacagaaacacacagacagtgtcCCTCAGCGAACGTCATGCTTCCCATTCACGACTCTGAGGTTTATTTTCGAGCACAGaccgatatatatatatttattatttaatttcttcCCCCAGAAATAATACTGCAGCACCGTTTGTCTGAGCTGACTTGAACACAACATCTCCCATCACTAAGGCAGTGTGCGAGTGCTGCAGGTTCACTGTGTGATGCTAATGGCGATTTGGTCTGTGGGGTAAAgtcaaagacaaaagacaaaacctGAGCTCTTCAAACAAGCAGAACAAACAGGAATACTAACGTAACCCTATGCAAACACATGTCTGAATACAGGCAGCTCACAGCTCACCCTCACATGGTTGGAAGCCCAAAACACATCTTTTCTTTCCCACCTGTCcaatttttaaatcaaaataccAACTAAGAAGGCATGTAACTGCTTGCCCTAATATACAGGAAGTCTAAGACTATGGAAATCCAACATGTcgtaaataaagttaaaaagaaagtgaGGGGACTGACAATTCAATGGTTCAGACAATCAGAGATGTAAGACAAGTTTGGCTAAGATAAGATAACATAACACAAGATAGGGTAGAATATGATAGGATAAGATAAGCTAAGCTAAAATAAGATAGggtaagataagatgagataagataggataggataggataggataagataagataagataggataagataagataagataagataagataagataagataaaataagataggGTAagctaagataagataagataagataggataggatagggtaagataagataagaatgAAATTTGTCCCGACTATAAAACTACACATCCTTTCACCCTGTAGAAATAAACCACACAGTTTACAGTTTAACACAGCAGTAAAAAGAGGCTCATAAATAACATCAAGCCTGTGAGGATCTATTGGTGTGATTTTTATCTTTTGTAATAAACAATCCCTCTGATGCTCCACACAGCTTTCGTGCGTCGCTGCCAACGAATGAAAATCTAAGCCAGACCTCACACAGGAACAGAGCGATTACAGTTTGCAAAGAGTTTGCAAACACCGATGACACTGCGCCAATatcagtttaataaaaacactttgtgatttcctttttttttcaaagctaCTGGCTCTCTTTTTGGCTTTCAAAGAAAGATGAGAGGGTGTAAATAAGAGGAGAGGCTCACATGCTGCATTATTGATCAAGTATAAGCTAACTTCATTGAAGAAGCTCTTTGACTAACtgtctcgttctctctctctccccctctcctcccctcttgttctctgtctttgtctcctcctccagttccACCAGGTTAGAAGAGTGATGACCATCCTGTTCCTTACTATGGTTATTTCATACTTCAGTTGCATGAGAGCTGCGCCCCTGAGAGACGCCCCGGGCATGCGGGGCCATCGGACGGAAGGCTACTTGGGCGCCGCTGCGACGGCCGCACGAGGCCATGGGACTCCACAGAGTGGTGGTGGGCCAGGCCAGCGTGGGGAACTGCCCTCGCTCACAGACACGTTTGAGCAAGTGatagaggagctgctggaggtggagggcGAGGCGGCACAGCTGGGACAGGGGCCTGATCAGAGCCAGGGAGGTGGGGGCCCGTCCTCTGTGGTCAACGCGGAGAGCAAGGACGTCGACCTGTACGACTCTCGGGTGATGATCAGCAACCAAGTGCCTTTGGAGCCGCCCTTGCTCTTTCTCCTGGAGGAATACAAAAACTATCTGGATGCCGCTAACATGTCCATGAGGGTGCGGCGACACTCCGATCCCTCACGGCGTggagagctcagtgtgtgtgacagtattAGCCAGTGGGTGACAGCTGTGGATAAAAAGACGGCAATAGACATGTCTGGGCAGACAGTTACCGTCATGGAAAAGGTCCCTGTCCCCAATGGCCAACTGAAGCAATACTTTTATGAGACCAAATGCAACCCCATGGGGTACACGAAGGAGGGCTGCAGAGGAATAGACAAGCGGCATTATAATTCCCAATGCAGGACAACCCAGTCCTACGTGCGAGCGCTTACCATGGATAGCAAAAAGAAGATTGGCTGGCGGTTTATAAGGATAGACACTTCATGTGTATGCACATTGACCATTAAAAGAGGGAGATAGTGTATAAAATGTATAGATTTTAttgaagagtttaaaaaagagaataaagagaaaatatctatttgtatatatacataACAGGGTAAATTATTCCGTCAAATGAAAATTTTATGGACTGCATGTAAAAAAAGATGAAGTTTATACAGTAAAAGTGATACTACAGTCTATTTATTGAACATATTCATGACCTtgtaaacaattaaaaaaaatctgatcagTCATTTGCGCCCAGTTTAAATTACTATATCACATTCCTCAAGACATTGTGATTTGTTTACGTTGCCAAGAATTAGaaaaaatgaaggaaaaaaaaaaacaggcaaggAATGAGAGAGGACGGTTCCATCTTCAAAAGCTTGCATGCTGCTTCAATTGTGAATCGAGAAATTATCcacttacaaaaaaaaaaaaggatatgaTGCTGACCAAAAAAACCATTCCGTTTACATATTCAGCAGAAAACAACTTTCCTCTCAAGTAATTTATCTGTTTACTGTTCTAAACTTCTCAAGGTAATGTTGAAATTACATACTATGTCAAGGTGCTGTTGTCAAAGCtttgctgtttatttttttatcccCACCAGAGGAcaagatatatataaaaaaattatatatatatatatatatatatataaaatttatTCATTGACATGTTTCTGGGTTAATATTATTCATTTTGTATGTTGTGAAGTTGTTTGCAATATTAAACTGAAATatttgaagaaataaaaatgactataggcaactgaaaaacaaaatcaatgtcGATAAAGTTTCAACAGTGCATTTTTAGGTAggataaactttattatacaggcaggcaggcagggacGGGGATGCctggcacacacatacacacgcatgaACGTGCACAAACCCTGCTCTATGAAAAAGAATGGAGTTGTTTCATATCGCTCTCACGGTAAAGAAATAATATATAACAGCAAGGGACTGATTATATTGGGTAATATCCGGGGAAAGCAATACAGACAGCATTGTGGGTGGAGACGTTGTATATTCAGGAGCTTTTACTGTTATGTTAAGGAGGATCAAAGTAGAAAATGCTATCAAACCACTCATTGCTCCCACCAGCACATCACTTGATGACAGACTTATGGAGTTTGATTCTTAGGTATTTACACACAGCTGTTCACAGCTTTATTGATCTATTATTAATATCATGACTCCAGCTGCAGTACAAGAATTCAGAGTCACAAGAAAAACACCTACACATGCAAGCATGGACAGGTACCAGTAGGCTAGGGGTGCACAGGAATTATGCCTGAGTTTTGACAGTGGCGGACtttccccccacacacacatttgtgtacATTAAAAACATATACACCCACCTTTTATTTTATAAGTGCACGATAATCCCATTTCTAAATCTCTCACAAAAGAACTATCATCACAGGTTTTACGTGGCAGAACATTCACTGTGGTCCCGAGGAGAAGTCATTCGAGGTAACCAGTTTGGTGTCGGGGTTATCAAACACAGACGCGGCCTTATATCAATACTCCCTGCAGCACACTATAGCATATTGCATTACATCATTATGTAGACAGAGCCCTGTGCTTGCCAAGTTTACATTCCACAGTTTGAGATTGCATCAAGACAACAATAAAATCTGCTTGACTTCACTTCCACACTCAAATGATGACATATTTCAGCGGTGATACGTGAAAACACGGAAACAAGACCTTCAGTTACTGCTGTGTTTGTGGTTCGTCTGATCCAACCGCCTCATTTTACTTCTCCTTCATCCACCTGAAGGTAAGTGTAACCTCTGCGGAGAACCAGATCTGGCACTTTGGGAGATTTGGGGGAAACAGATTGCTGAATAGAGGAATCTTTTTTTGTGAGTGGAGAAAAAGATGCTCCACTTTCTCCTCTGCTTTATCTGGATCCTCCTGAGAAGCCCGAGACGGAGATGCTGCGAGTTACTTTTATAGTACAAAAGTGGAGGATAAACACGGAGTCGGAGGAAGATGACGAGCATGCAGTATCTCAGATGACCCACTCTCATAAATCTCCAAACAAAGGGTACTTAGGTTTCTCATCATGGCTGCACAAGCCAAATAAGAAAGAAGATTACCCTAAGTCATTTTATTATCCTACGGGAAGAGAAGCAGCCATAATTCCTTCCTCCTCACAATACAGAACAATAAATCAAACCTTCTGGGACGCACTTTAGACGAGGTCCTCTGAGCTGCCCCATTTATCATGAGCAGACATATTGGGGTGTTTTTGTTGAACAAAGCTTAAGTAATAGAAAACTTTATCTTCCAATTACTTAAGAGAGGAACAGTGCCTGGTGAAATCACCAGTTGTGTGTGAGCCAGGATGAAGTCTATGTTTACAGGCCAGACCATATTGCATGTGAACAGGTCTTCAAGTATCATTCAGTAATTCCTTAAGCCTATGACTGAAACTTGAAggcaaaaacaggaagaaagaaaataaaaacttgaacaAAACAAGCACTGGGCCTTTTAGGGCAAATATGGCTGCTGCATCCGGCCAAACCCCACTCAGTGACGTCACAGCAGGTATATTTCATAAGCCGTCAAAAGGCTCCAGAGAGTCCTCACCAACTGGGTGTGGTCAGACCACAAGTGACTCTGTATAGTTAGAATGATTCAGGCCACACAGagcagtgcagcagcagattgCTACAGCCTCCAGATGtgcagcagccaaccagcagagAGCAGTAGAGAGGTCGAACGGCCCAGGTGACAGCCAGAGAAGCTTCTTACTGCTTCCTGGTCACCACTACACATAATACATAAAGGAACAATTCCTGAGAAGgatgagagcagcagctgaatgAATGGTCCTCTAACACACATAATATTGTTGGGTTTATTGATTGTTGAATAGTGACACAAGACTGGGATCACACACCCGATGACATATATTTCCTGGATGCTGGTCAATGAGAACACTGAGTGAACTGAACACGAGACACAAGGACGGGCACTCCATATTCTCCAGGGTCAATGTCTTCAGTAAACCGAATCAAGTCACAGAAATATCcaacttttaaaaagaaatattattattatattatatttatatacagtatcagtatagtatagtatagtatagagTATAAACTATATATCATCAAGAATAACTTGGATTTGTCCACCACACAAGGCCATGGATAGATGTCACAATCCCAGCGGACAGTAACGTCAGGAAAAAGCAGCATGAGAAGATCGAGAAGTACCAAGGGCTGAAAAAACTACTAGaacagatgaggagggtgaaattcaATGTGATACCTGTGGTTGTATGAGCATTAGAGGCGGTGACCCCCAAACTAGGAGAGTGGCTCCAGCAGATCACACGTACAACATCTAAAGCTCAGGCCAGGGACCGCAAACATACTGCGCAGAACCCTCAAACTCCTAGGCCTCTGGTAAAGGACCTGCTTGAGATGGACATACCACCATGTCCCATGTGTATTGTAGTACTAGggggatttatatatattatcaagAATAGCTCCTCAAATCACCTCCCCCCTCCCAGAGAGAAAACGAGAACATGTGGTGTTCTTCAGTTCTCATAAAGACTCAAAGGTtttaagtttgtccagtctgggctactgtaataaacatggtggcctccataGAAACGACCTGTtcctgatgttaatataaagtcaTGAAATATAAAGGGCTCGTTCTATAGtaaaggaaac encodes:
- the bdnf gene encoding brain-derived neurotrophic factor; this encodes MTILFLTMVISYFSCMRAAPLRDAPGMRGHRTEGYLGAAATAARGHGTPQSGGGPGQRGELPSLTDTFEQVIEELLEVEGEAAQLGQGPDQSQGGGGPSSVVNAESKDVDLYDSRVMISNQVPLEPPLLFLLEEYKNYLDAANMSMRVRRHSDPSRRGELSVCDSISQWVTAVDKKTAIDMSGQTVTVMEKVPVPNGQLKQYFYETKCNPMGYTKEGCRGIDKRHYNSQCRTTQSYVRALTMDSKKKIGWRFIRIDTSCVCTLTIKRGR